In Flavobacterium gelatinilyticum, a genomic segment contains:
- the leuS gene encoding leucine--tRNA ligase has product MKYNPNEIDAKWQKYWAENETFAAKNNSEKPKHYVLDMFPYPSGAGLHVGHPLGYIASDVYSRFKRHQGFNVLHPMGYDSFGLPAEQYAIQTGQRPEDTTRVNIDGGVDKEGKQIAGYRKQLDKIGFSFDWGREVRTSNPDYYKHTQWIFIQLFNSWYNKNSDKAEDIATLVSIFEKDGNANVNAVSDDNIAVFSAAEWNAFSSDEQEKILLQYRLTYLAETEVNWCPGLGTVLANDEIVNGVSERGGFPVIRKKMTQWSMRISAYAERLLDGLNTIDWSESIKESQRNWIGKSVGALVKFQVSSFKSQVDPQSGETLNVKPETNFIEVFTTRPDTIFGVTFMTLAPEHDLVAKITTPEQKAEVEAYIEKTSKRSERERMADVKTISGVFTGAYAEHPFTKEPIPVWIGDYVLAGYGTGAVMAVPCGDERDYAFANFFKGQNGMQEIKNIFANVHISEAAYGSKDNVEIANSDFLNGLNYKEGTKKAIEKLEEIGQGTGKTNYRLRDAVFSRQRYWGEPFPVYYVNGLPKMIDSQHLPIILPEVEKYLPTEDGLPPLGNAAVWAWDTVQSSVVSTQLIDNVHIFPLELNTMPGWAGSSWYWMRYMDAHNENEFASKEALAYWESVDLYIGGSEHATGHLLYSRFWNKFLKDKGFAPTEEPFKKLINQGMILGTTAYVYRLEGTNTFVSKNKIEDQKVQPIRVDVNFVNSSDELNIEKFKAWREDFNTAEFIFDENGKYIVGREVEKMSKSYYNVVTPDDICAEYGADTLRLYEMFLGPLEQAKPWNTAGISGVFGFLKKLWRLYFDDNGLIVNNDEPTKDNLKSLHKTIKKVADDIENFSFNTSVSQFMICVNELSSQNCHSRAILEPLAILVSPYAPHIAEELWSQLGHTTSISDAAFPIFEEKHLVETNKEYPVSFNGKMRFTIELPLDLTAAQIEEIVMKDERTQKHLDGRTPNKVIIVPGKIINLVG; this is encoded by the coding sequence TTCAGATGTTTATTCTCGTTTTAAAAGACATCAGGGATTTAATGTTTTGCATCCAATGGGATACGACAGTTTTGGATTGCCGGCTGAGCAGTATGCAATTCAGACAGGGCAGCGTCCGGAAGATACAACACGTGTAAACATTGATGGAGGAGTAGATAAAGAAGGAAAACAAATTGCCGGTTACAGAAAACAATTAGATAAAATTGGATTCTCTTTTGACTGGGGACGTGAAGTTCGTACCTCAAATCCGGATTACTACAAGCATACACAATGGATTTTTATTCAGTTGTTCAACTCATGGTACAATAAAAATTCTGATAAAGCCGAAGATATTGCAACATTGGTTTCTATTTTTGAAAAAGATGGAAATGCCAATGTAAATGCAGTTTCTGACGATAATATTGCTGTTTTCTCTGCAGCCGAATGGAATGCATTTTCATCTGACGAACAGGAAAAAATTCTTTTGCAGTACAGATTGACGTATTTGGCAGAAACAGAAGTAAACTGGTGTCCTGGTTTAGGAACGGTTCTGGCAAATGACGAAATCGTAAACGGAGTTTCTGAGCGTGGAGGCTTTCCTGTTATAAGAAAAAAAATGACACAATGGAGCATGCGAATTTCTGCTTATGCCGAACGTTTGCTTGATGGCTTAAATACAATTGATTGGAGTGAATCAATCAAAGAATCGCAAAGAAACTGGATTGGGAAAAGTGTTGGAGCTTTAGTTAAGTTTCAAGTTTCAAGTTTCAAGTCTCAGGTTGATCCACAAAGCGGAGAAACTTTAAACGTGAAACCTGAAACAAATTTTATTGAAGTTTTCACAACTCGTCCTGATACTATTTTTGGCGTAACATTTATGACTTTGGCACCGGAACATGATTTGGTAGCTAAAATTACAACTCCGGAACAAAAAGCAGAAGTTGAAGCCTATATCGAAAAAACATCAAAACGTTCTGAGCGTGAACGTATGGCCGATGTAAAGACGATTTCTGGTGTGTTTACAGGAGCTTATGCTGAACATCCTTTTACAAAAGAACCAATTCCGGTCTGGATTGGAGATTATGTTTTGGCAGGTTACGGAACAGGAGCAGTTATGGCAGTTCCTTGCGGAGACGAAAGAGATTATGCTTTTGCTAATTTCTTTAAAGGTCAAAACGGAATGCAGGAAATTAAAAACATTTTTGCGAATGTTCATATTTCTGAAGCGGCTTACGGGTCAAAAGACAACGTTGAAATCGCAAATTCTGATTTCTTAAACGGATTAAATTATAAAGAAGGAACTAAAAAAGCCATCGAAAAACTGGAAGAAATTGGTCAGGGAACAGGTAAAACCAATTACCGTTTGCGTGATGCTGTTTTCTCCCGTCAGCGTTATTGGGGTGAACCATTCCCGGTTTATTATGTGAATGGACTTCCAAAAATGATTGATTCTCAGCATCTGCCAATTATTTTGCCGGAAGTTGAGAAATATTTACCGACTGAAGACGGATTACCGCCATTAGGAAACGCTGCAGTTTGGGCTTGGGACACTGTTCAGTCTTCAGTAGTTAGTACGCAGTTGATTGATAATGTACATATTTTTCCTTTAGAATTAAATACAATGCCGGGCTGGGCTGGAAGTTCATGGTACTGGATGCGTTATATGGATGCGCACAATGAAAATGAATTTGCAAGCAAAGAAGCTTTGGCTTACTGGGAAAGTGTTGATTTATACATTGGAGGAAGCGAACACGCAACAGGTCACTTATTGTACTCTCGTTTCTGGAACAAATTCTTAAAAGACAAAGGTTTTGCTCCAACCGAAGAACCATTCAAAAAACTGATCAATCAGGGGATGATTTTAGGGACTACGGCTTATGTTTACAGATTAGAAGGAACAAATACTTTTGTGTCTAAAAATAAAATTGAAGATCAAAAAGTACAGCCAATTCGTGTCGATGTTAATTTCGTTAATTCTTCGGATGAATTGAATATCGAAAAGTTCAAAGCTTGGAGAGAAGATTTCAATACAGCTGAATTTATTTTTGATGAAAACGGAAAATACATTGTAGGTCGTGAGGTTGAGAAAATGTCGAAATCATACTATAATGTGGTAACTCCAGACGATATTTGTGCAGAATATGGTGCTGATACATTGCGTTTATACGAAATGTTCTTAGGGCCGTTAGAGCAGGCAAAACCTTGGAATACTGCCGGTATTTCAGGAGTTTTTGGTTTCCTTAAAAAATTATGGAGATTGTATTTTGATGACAATGGTTTAATTGTAAACAACGATGAACCAACAAAAGACAACTTGAAATCATTACACAAAACAATCAAAAAAGTGGCAGATGATATTGAGAATTTCTCTTTCAATACTTCGGTTTCTCAGTTTATGATTTGTGTTAACGAATTGTCTTCTCAAAATTGTCATTCAAGAGCAATTTTAGAACCGTTAGCCATTTTGGTTTCACCTTACGCACCGCATATCGCTGAGGAATTATGGTCGCAATTAGGACACACAACTTCAATTTCTGATGCTGCGTTCCCAATTTTTGAAGAAAAACATTTGGTTGAAACCAATAAAGAATATCCGGTTTCTTTCAACGGAAAAATGCGTTTTACAATCGAACTGCCTTTGGATTTAACAGCAGCGCAAATCGAAGAAATCGTAATGAAAGACGAAAGAACACAAAAACACTTAGACGGTAGAACACCAAATAAAGTGATTATCGTTCCTGGAAAGATTATCAATCTTGTAGGTTAA
- a CDS encoding RNA polymerase sigma factor, with the protein MEFEEIYKTYWDRIFRLCMGFVNDYDAAQDLTQETFIIVWQKLETFRNESAIGTWIFRIASNNCLRQIEKQKRFPKSELPVHLSEEKQYSLEPQIQFLYKCIAELPETERIIISLELEDVKQAEIAKIIGLSEANVRVKIYRIKEKLTQKFKENGQR; encoded by the coding sequence ATGGAATTCGAAGAAATATATAAAACCTATTGGGATCGGATTTTCAGGCTTTGTATGGGTTTTGTAAACGATTATGATGCCGCTCAGGATCTCACACAGGAAACCTTTATAATTGTCTGGCAGAAACTTGAAACCTTTCGTAATGAGTCGGCAATTGGAACGTGGATTTTCAGGATTGCTTCAAACAACTGCCTGAGACAGATCGAAAAACAAAAGCGATTTCCAAAATCAGAACTTCCCGTTCATCTTTCAGAAGAAAAGCAATATTCATTAGAACCGCAGATTCAGTTTTTGTATAAATGCATTGCAGAATTGCCCGAAACAGAACGTATCATTATTTCATTGGAACTGGAAGATGTGAAACAGGCAGAAATAGCTAAAATTATAGGTCTTTCTGAAGCCAATGTACGGGTAAAAATCTACAGAATAAAAGAAAAACTGACTCAAAAATTTAAAGAAAATGGACAACGATAA
- a CDS encoding MmpS family transport accessory protein yields MKSILKTIALALTLAFTAGSCSSDDNNDNEEVIIEEPVVVSRDVKYEVTGNFTGKLDVSYMDKSGSPQIGDILALPWVLEFTADADSDGALVHSSGYGGVAGQTLTAKIYVGGKVVSELTATANSEGIIVAHPKTYIFPRQF; encoded by the coding sequence ATGAAATCTATTTTAAAAACTATAGCACTTGCGCTTACTCTTGCTTTTACAGCAGGGTCTTGCAGCAGCGATGACAACAACGACAACGAAGAGGTAATTATTGAGGAACCAGTTGTGGTATCGAGAGATGTAAAATATGAAGTTACCGGAAATTTTACCGGAAAACTGGATGTCTCGTATATGGACAAAAGCGGTTCTCCTCAAATAGGAGATATTTTGGCACTTCCATGGGTTTTGGAATTCACAGCTGATGCAGATTCTGATGGTGCATTAGTTCACTCCTCTGGTTATGGCGGTGTAGCAGGACAAACTTTAACTGCAAAAATTTATGTTGGAGGAAAAGTAGTTTCTGAATTAACAGCAACTGCAAACTCAGAAGGGATTATCGTAGCTCACCCGAAGACCTACATATTCCCTAGACAATTTTAA
- a CDS encoding tetratricopeptide repeat-containing sensor histidine kinase, with product MKKNYFLLLLLILSAASYSQVILSLDDDSVYIDSIARVTKNTKSDSIKCLYSFRLSKLYLMVQDAEKSKHYLEQGNKLKAQFPFLNDAAIYYNSSSFLQKGDLDGFEKELLKANQQLKKYYDTEAFRLRAIILQNYGIIQQRKNNEKAYMKLLINEAIPIAKRSRDYELISGLYKSVAIIFMNTSEREKASEYLSEAQKYIERALRKTPTLAESKMETYIIYAENLVELKHFYDAKKVLDKAFSTLKDFPESNLNDSYYYSEGIYYAKQNKSDNALESYAKGIKSAEKHQNTIALNRLKFAEYEVLFKLKNYEKAKINIDYLLQNTPFIVEKKDYYNEMAKLYNATKEYDKAYYYSHKYNIINDSLNSSKFKTEIVELEAKYKKAESEKKISLLQSENEKAALMVYNNHLNTILFAVLSFLLFLTVLFLWIFNKNQKKLSAQKEINLKQELNAFESRHKLSVSKALIQGEEVERKRIARDLHDGLGSMLSSLKIHLNLAQKEKDEAITGVSNLLDNSIKELRNISQNLMPETLLELSLEHALRDLCAANSNVVTKIEFQYLIKKSKLSKTDEIMIYRIIQELLNNALKYANASQVLVSCSQNKDVFFITVEDNGLGFDMAESKNKKGMGLKNIINRVEFLNGKLEIDSKINEGTSIYIELKVLNENQENE from the coding sequence ATGAAGAAAAATTACTTTCTTTTACTTTTACTCATTTTATCCGCCGCTTCATACTCACAGGTTATTCTTTCTCTGGATGACGATTCTGTTTATATTGACAGTATCGCCAGGGTTACTAAAAACACAAAATCAGATAGTATAAAATGTTTGTATAGTTTTAGATTGTCCAAACTCTACCTGATGGTTCAGGATGCCGAAAAATCCAAACACTATTTAGAACAAGGAAACAAACTCAAAGCTCAATTCCCGTTTTTAAACGACGCTGCTATTTATTATAACTCTTCCAGTTTTCTGCAGAAGGGAGATTTAGACGGTTTCGAAAAAGAACTTTTAAAAGCCAATCAGCAGCTGAAAAAATATTACGATACCGAGGCATTCCGTCTTCGGGCAATCATACTTCAGAATTACGGCATCATTCAGCAGCGCAAGAATAATGAAAAAGCGTACATGAAACTGCTGATTAACGAGGCGATCCCAATTGCCAAAAGAAGCCGTGATTACGAGCTTATCAGCGGATTGTATAAGTCGGTTGCTATAATTTTTATGAATACAAGCGAGCGCGAAAAAGCAAGCGAGTATCTCAGCGAAGCCCAAAAATATATTGAAAGAGCATTGAGGAAAACGCCTACGCTTGCAGAATCTAAAATGGAAACGTATATTATTTATGCTGAAAATCTGGTTGAGCTCAAACATTTTTATGATGCCAAAAAAGTGCTGGATAAAGCGTTTTCGACCTTAAAAGATTTCCCGGAATCGAACCTCAATGATTCATATTATTATTCGGAAGGGATTTATTACGCCAAGCAGAATAAAAGTGATAATGCTTTGGAGAGTTATGCCAAAGGAATTAAATCGGCAGAAAAACATCAGAACACGATTGCCTTAAACCGACTAAAATTTGCTGAATACGAAGTGCTTTTTAAATTGAAAAATTATGAGAAAGCCAAAATTAATATTGATTATCTGCTGCAGAACACGCCATTTATTGTAGAGAAAAAAGATTATTATAATGAAATGGCCAAACTTTATAATGCGACCAAAGAATATGATAAGGCCTATTATTATTCGCATAAATACAATATTATAAATGACAGTTTAAACAGCAGTAAGTTTAAAACCGAAATCGTAGAGCTGGAAGCCAAATACAAAAAAGCCGAAAGCGAGAAAAAAATCTCTTTGCTGCAGTCTGAAAATGAAAAAGCAGCTTTGATGGTTTACAACAATCATTTAAATACAATTCTTTTCGCGGTATTGTCTTTTTTGTTGTTTCTTACCGTTTTGTTTTTGTGGATTTTTAATAAAAATCAAAAGAAATTAAGTGCCCAGAAAGAAATTAACCTTAAACAGGAATTGAATGCGTTCGAAAGCCGTCATAAACTTTCGGTTTCCAAAGCCCTGATTCAGGGTGAAGAAGTAGAACGAAAGAGAATTGCGAGGGATTTACACGATGGCCTCGGGAGTATGTTATCGAGTTTGAAAATTCATTTAAATCTGGCACAGAAAGAAAAAGACGAAGCTATTACCGGAGTAAGTAATTTACTGGATAATTCGATTAAGGAACTTCGGAATATTTCGCAGAATTTAATGCCGGAAACTTTATTAGAACTCAGTCTTGAACATGCTCTACGGGATTTATGCGCCGCTAATTCGAATGTCGTTACGAAGATTGAATTTCAATATCTGATAAAAAAATCAAAATTATCCAAGACCGATGAGATCATGATTTACAGGATTATTCAGGAATTGCTCAATAATGCTTTAAAGTATGCAAATGCCTCCCAGGTTTTGGTTTCCTGTTCGCAGAATAAAGATGTCTTTTTTATTACCGTTGAAGATAACGGTTTAGGGTTCGATATGGCAGAATCTAAAAACAAAAAAGGAATGGGCTTAAAGAATATTATAAACCGTGTGGAATTTCTAAACGGAAAACTGGAAATAGATAGCAAAATAAACGAAGGAACTTCAATTTATATCGAATTGAAAGTGTTGAACGAAAATCAGGAAAATGAATAA
- a CDS encoding response regulator transcription factor — translation MNKKYKMVVVDDHPIVISGITGLLSDLDNVEIVQKMHSGVTLLDYIENNKVDVILVDIFLPVITGIDLCKSIKQKFPEIVIIGMSSQSERSLVMQFIRNGGNGYILKNASFEEFKNCIYKAIEGEIVFSDEVKTIVSQPLSEDLDVVPSLSRREKDIAILLSKGKQTQEIADELFLSFLTVQTHRRNILQKYKTKNVAELITLLLKNNLLD, via the coding sequence ATGAATAAAAAGTATAAAATGGTAGTGGTCGACGATCACCCAATTGTAATTTCGGGGATTACTGGACTGCTTTCGGATTTAGATAATGTCGAAATTGTGCAAAAAATGCATTCCGGTGTAACGCTTTTGGATTATATCGAAAATAATAAAGTCGATGTAATTTTAGTCGATATTTTTCTGCCGGTGATAACAGGAATTGATCTTTGTAAATCGATTAAACAAAAATTTCCTGAAATCGTAATTATTGGAATGAGCAGTCAGTCGGAGCGCAGTCTTGTGATGCAGTTTATACGAAACGGCGGTAACGGTTATATTTTGAAAAATGCCTCGTTTGAGGAATTTAAAAACTGTATTTATAAAGCCATTGAAGGTGAAATTGTGTTCAGCGATGAGGTAAAAACGATTGTAAGCCAGCCTTTGTCTGAAGACCTTGATGTGGTTCCGAGTTTAAGCAGACGAGAAAAAGACATTGCGATTTTGCTTTCTAAAGGAAAACAAACACAGGAAATTGCCGATGAATTATTCTTAAGCTTTTTGACCGTACAGACACACCGAAGAAATATTCTTCAGAAATACAAGACAAAAAATGTAGCTGAATTGATTACACTGCTCCTAAAAAACAATCTTTTGGACTAA
- a CDS encoding zinc metallopeptidase, whose translation MGSGYLILAGAIMLFSWMVSSKLKSKFELYSKLQLRNGMSGREIAEKMLADNGIRDVRVISTPGQLTDHYNPSDKTVNLSEAVYNHRNAAAAAVAAHECGHAVQHAIGYEWLTMRSKLVPIVSVASNFMQWILLAGILMIRTFPQLLLVGIIIFALTTLFSIVTLPVEYDASNRALAWLENKHMLTQEEQAGAKDALKWAARTYVVAALGSIATLLYYISIYSNRRN comes from the coding sequence ATGGGAAGTGGATATTTAATTCTCGCCGGAGCAATTATGTTGTTCAGCTGGATGGTGAGTTCAAAACTTAAAAGTAAATTCGAATTATATTCTAAGCTGCAATTACGAAACGGAATGAGCGGCCGCGAAATAGCAGAAAAAATGCTTGCTGATAACGGAATCAGGGATGTTCGTGTTATTTCGACTCCGGGACAGTTAACAGATCATTATAACCCGTCAGACAAAACGGTAAATTTAAGTGAAGCAGTTTATAATCATCGTAATGCGGCAGCTGCAGCTGTAGCAGCTCACGAATGCGGACATGCGGTACAGCACGCTATTGGTTATGAATGGTTAACTATGCGTTCAAAATTAGTTCCTATTGTAAGTGTAGCTTCAAATTTCATGCAGTGGATTCTGCTGGCCGGAATTTTAATGATCAGAACCTTTCCGCAATTACTTTTAGTCGGAATCATCATTTTTGCTTTAACGACTTTGTTTTCTATTGTAACACTGCCGGTAGAATATGATGCGAGTAACAGAGCATTAGCATGGCTGGAAAACAAACATATGCTGACACAGGAAGAGCAGGCAGGAGCAAAAGATGCTTTAAAATGGGCGGCAAGAACCTATGTGGTAGCTGCCTTAGGATCGATAGCAACGCTGTTGTACTATATTTCGATTTATTCAAACAGGAGAAATTAA
- a CDS encoding Lrp/AsnC family transcriptional regulator, with protein MKINSLLIEIDGIDKEILRYLMDDARKPILQIANKIGISGAAIHQRLKKLEQSGVISGSKFTVNPKVLGYNTMAFVGVYLDKASRNSEAVKELRKIPEVLECHYTTGNWSVLIKIICRDNEHLMQLLNTKIQAIEGVSRTETFISLDQQIDRQIQL; from the coding sequence ATGAAAATCAACTCCCTTTTAATTGAAATTGACGGTATCGACAAAGAAATTCTTCGATACCTGATGGACGATGCCCGAAAACCTATACTTCAGATTGCCAATAAAATTGGAATCTCCGGAGCAGCCATTCACCAGCGTTTAAAAAAACTGGAACAATCCGGTGTAATCTCAGGATCAAAGTTTACGGTTAACCCAAAAGTTTTAGGTTATAACACAATGGCTTTTGTTGGTGTTTATCTTGACAAAGCTTCACGAAACTCAGAAGCCGTAAAAGAATTACGCAAAATCCCCGAAGTTTTGGAATGTCATTACACTACAGGAAACTGGTCAGTTTTAATTAAAATTATCTGTCGGGACAACGAACACCTGATGCAGCTTTTAAATACAAAAATACAGGCAATTGAAGGTGTCTCCAGAACCGAAACTTTTATTTCGCTGGATCAACAGATCGACAGGCAGATACAGTTGTAA
- a CDS encoding uroporphyrinogen-III synthase produces the protein MKVKTILVSQPEPKVENSPYFELQQKHKIKIDFRPFIHVEGVSAKEIRLQKIDLNHYTAIILTSRNAVDHFFRVADEMRYKVPEGLKYFCQSEAVAFYLQKYVVYRKRKIYVGAKDFADLSPLIKKYKDEKFLLPASDQLNADAPVTLNGLKVDWAQAIFYRTVMSDLSDLADVYYDVLAFFSPTGIKSLFKNFPDFKQNNTRIAVFGSTTQKEALDHGLRIDILAPTPETPSMTMALEKYIAEANKGK, from the coding sequence ATGAAAGTGAAAACAATTTTGGTGTCACAGCCTGAACCTAAAGTGGAGAATTCTCCTTACTTTGAGCTCCAACAAAAACACAAAATAAAAATTGATTTCAGACCATTTATTCATGTGGAAGGGGTTAGCGCAAAAGAGATTCGATTACAAAAAATCGATCTTAATCATTACACTGCGATCATTTTAACAAGTCGAAATGCTGTAGATCATTTTTTTAGAGTGGCCGATGAAATGCGTTACAAAGTTCCTGAAGGATTGAAATATTTTTGTCAGTCAGAAGCAGTTGCATTTTACCTGCAAAAGTATGTTGTGTACAGAAAACGTAAAATTTACGTTGGAGCAAAAGATTTTGCAGACTTATCTCCTCTAATTAAAAAGTACAAAGACGAGAAATTTTTGTTACCAGCATCAGATCAATTAAATGCAGATGCTCCTGTAACATTAAACGGTCTTAAAGTAGATTGGGCACAAGCTATTTTTTACAGAACTGTAATGAGTGACTTATCTGATCTTGCAGATGTTTATTACGATGTTTTGGCATTTTTTAGTCCAACCGGAATTAAATCATTGTTTAAAAACTTCCCAGACTTCAAACAAAACAACACCAGAATAGCTGTTTTTGGAAGCACAACTCAAAAAGAGGCATTAGATCACGGTTTACGAATCGACATTCTTGCCCCAACTCCTGAGACACCTTCTATGACAATGGCTTTAGAAAAATATATTGCCGAGGCAAATAAAGGGAAATAA
- a CDS encoding DUF4271 domain-containing protein, with translation MIEHLNPRIIENKDWATALFVLTFAVVAMTKSAYETRFTEFSKLIFSDKYAKIYRDNSHMKSSFTVGLFFVQVISFAFFIQLTMSIFSANSKTADVISKTDWILFIQIATFLLYFILAKYLIEKIVAVSFNIEEFVELFNLQKVTYRTYIGVLILPINAILFYYNNIPTIVPLAIIGISLCISLYSYFISIKTYQNAIIGKLFYFILYLCALEIAPYYFLYYWITKGSA, from the coding sequence ATGATTGAACATCTTAATCCACGAATAATCGAAAACAAAGACTGGGCAACAGCTTTGTTTGTCCTGACGTTTGCCGTTGTGGCCATGACCAAATCAGCTTATGAAACTCGTTTTACCGAATTCAGCAAGCTTATTTTCTCAGATAAATATGCTAAAATTTACCGCGACAACAGCCACATGAAAAGCAGTTTTACGGTTGGTTTATTTTTTGTTCAGGTAATTTCGTTTGCTTTTTTTATTCAGCTTACGATGAGTATATTTTCAGCAAATTCAAAAACGGCAGATGTAATTTCTAAAACAGACTGGATTTTGTTTATTCAGATTGCGACTTTCCTTCTTTATTTTATTCTTGCTAAATATTTAATTGAAAAAATTGTAGCAGTTTCTTTCAACATCGAGGAATTTGTGGAGCTTTTTAACTTGCAAAAAGTTACTTACAGAACGTACATTGGCGTTTTAATCCTTCCAATCAACGCAATTTTGTTTTATTACAATAATATTCCAACGATTGTACCCCTTGCAATCATTGGTATTTCACTGTGTATCAGCCTGTATTCTTATTTTATTTCAATTAAAACATATCAAAACGCAATTATCGGCAAGTTATTTTATTTTATTTTGTATCTTTGCGCTCTTGAAATAGCCCCTTATTATTTTCTTTATTACTGGATTACAAAAGGGAGTGCTTAG
- a CDS encoding polyprenol monophosphomannose synthase, translating into MSDSIVIIPTYNEIENIESIIRAVLSQHKPFHLLIIDDNSPDHTADKVIALQEEFEGRLFLEKRAKKAGLGTAYVHGFKWALERKYDFIFEMDADFSHNPSDLEKLYDACHFGGADLAIGSRYVKGVNVVNWPLSRVLMSYFASVYVKFITGMKIHDATAGFVCYKREVLEKINLNKIKFVGYAFQIEMKYRTYCAKFEIKEVPIIFTDRTKGVSKMSNAIIKEAILGVITLRLKKLVNSL; encoded by the coding sequence ATGAGTGATAGTATTGTCATAATTCCTACTTATAACGAAATAGAAAACATAGAAAGTATAATAAGAGCAGTACTTTCGCAGCACAAACCTTTTCATCTTTTAATAATCGATGACAATTCTCCCGATCATACGGCAGATAAAGTAATCGCCTTGCAGGAAGAATTTGAAGGAAGGCTGTTTTTAGAAAAAAGAGCAAAAAAAGCAGGATTAGGAACCGCTTACGTTCATGGATTCAAATGGGCGCTGGAACGCAAATACGATTTCATTTTTGAAATGGATGCTGACTTTTCGCATAATCCAAGCGATCTTGAAAAATTATATGACGCCTGCCATTTTGGAGGTGCTGATCTGGCAATCGGTTCACGTTATGTAAAAGGCGTAAATGTGGTAAACTGGCCTTTGAGCCGCGTTTTAATGTCGTATTTTGCTTCGGTATATGTTAAGTTTATTACCGGAATGAAAATTCACGATGCAACCGCGGGTTTTGTCTGCTATAAAAGAGAGGTTTTAGAAAAAATCAATCTCAACAAAATTAAATTTGTAGGATATGCGTTTCAGATAGAAATGAAATACAGAACCTATTGCGCTAAATTTGAAATTAAAGAAGTTCCGATCATTTTTACGGACAGAACAAAAGGGGTTTCAAAAATGAGCAATGCTATTATTAAAGAAGCAATTCTGGGTGTAATAACGCTTCGATTAAAGAAATTAGTCAATTCATTATAA